From Pseudomonas sp. G.S.17, the proteins below share one genomic window:
- a CDS encoding lipoprotein, translating to MKRLISSLAALVAVACLVAACGQKGPLYLPDDTKSPDEQAKSQSHKHL from the coding sequence ATGAAGCGCCTGATCTCTTCGCTTGCTGCGCTTGTCGCGGTCGCCTGTCTTGTTGCCGCCTGTGGTCAAAAAGGCCCGCTTTATCTGCCTGACGACACCAAATCTCCAGACGAACAAGCCAAGTCGCAATCGCATAAGCATCTTTAA
- the dapF gene encoding diaminopimelate epimerase — protein sequence MLLRFTKMHGLGNDFMVLDLVSQHAHILPKHAKQWGDRHTGVGFDQLLLVETPTNPDVDFRYRIFNSDGSEVEQCGNGARCFARFVLDKRLTAKRQIKVETKSGIIELDIRNDGQISVDMGPPRLIPEEIPFQAVEQALSYSLDVDGQTVELAAVSMGNPHAVLRVDDINNAPVHTLGPKIEHHPRFPARVNVGFLYVVDRQRAQLRVWERGAGETQACGTGACAAAVAAISQGWMDSPLLIDLPGGRLSIEWAGPGHPVMMTGPAVRVYEGQVRL from the coding sequence ATGCTGCTGCGTTTTACCAAGATGCACGGCCTGGGCAACGACTTCATGGTTCTGGACCTTGTGAGTCAGCACGCGCATATTTTGCCCAAGCACGCCAAGCAATGGGGCGACCGGCATACCGGCGTGGGTTTCGATCAGCTGTTGCTGGTGGAAACCCCGACCAATCCGGATGTGGATTTCCGTTACCGGATCTTCAATTCCGATGGTTCCGAGGTCGAGCAGTGCGGCAACGGCGCGCGCTGCTTCGCCCGCTTCGTGCTGGATAAACGCCTGACCGCCAAGCGGCAGATCAAGGTCGAGACCAAAAGCGGGATTATCGAACTGGACATCCGCAACGATGGCCAGATCAGCGTCGACATGGGGCCGCCGCGCCTGATCCCGGAAGAAATTCCGTTCCAGGCCGTGGAACAGGCCTTGAGCTACAGCCTTGATGTAGACGGACAAACCGTCGAGCTGGCTGCGGTGTCGATGGGCAATCCCCACGCGGTGCTGCGCGTCGACGACATCAACAATGCCCCGGTGCACACACTCGGGCCGAAAATCGAGCATCACCCACGCTTTCCGGCGCGCGTGAACGTCGGCTTTCTGTATGTCGTGGATCGTCAGCGCGCACAGTTGCGGGTCTGGGAACGCGGTGCCGGGGAAACCCAGGCATGCGGCACCGGAGCCTGCGCCGCAGCCGTTGCAGCCATCAGCCAGGGCTGGATGGATTCGCCGCTGCTGATCGACCTGCCGGGTGGCCGCCTGTCCATCGAATGGGCCGGCCCAGGTCACCCGGTCATGATGACCGGCCCCGCTGTTCGGGTTTATGAAGGCCAAGTTCGTCTATAA
- the ggt gene encoding gamma-glutamyltransferase, with protein sequence MIPTQQLQHYLSSALFALCLLTAHVVLAAESNPSAQHAAIASPHPEATAAGREIMVAGGNAFDAAVAVSAALAVVEPYGSGLGGGGFFLLRQSGERPRYIFLDAREKAPLKATYDLYRRDGKIQPSLSLNGPLAAAIPGLPAALVELAERYGKLPLSISMAPAVRLAYRGFAVDSIYRQRATARLSALRDDPESARLFLRRGEVPALGEIIKQPELGATLNRLADRGREGFYNGLTAQSLINGVRAAGGIWCLDDMDRYRVITREPLRFKLDEKRELISAPPPSAGGIALAQSLTMLGQLPWRDADKVQRAHYVVEVLRRAYRDRGLLGDPDFVANPVSHLLDREYLTQMASSISPRDATPSSSLRPSPLWREGEHTTHFATLDRDGNAVAATLSVNLPFGSAFTAPGTGVVLNDEMDDFAADPRGSNAYGLAGSQANSIAAGKRPLSSMSPSFIESPTEFTAFGTPGGSRIPSMVLLSMLQYLDGQPIATWPAVPRYHHQYLPDVIEHEPGAFSTGEMIDLQARGYTLKDIKHVYGNQQVLFWHKDSGKVEAASDPRGLGVSQQFDPKVWEVSP encoded by the coding sequence ATGATTCCAACGCAACAGTTGCAGCACTATTTGTCGAGCGCACTATTTGCCCTGTGCTTGCTTACCGCACACGTTGTCCTTGCCGCAGAATCGAACCCCTCTGCACAACACGCCGCCATTGCCAGCCCACACCCTGAAGCCACCGCCGCCGGTCGGGAAATCATGGTTGCGGGCGGCAACGCCTTCGACGCGGCCGTGGCCGTCAGTGCGGCATTGGCGGTGGTTGAACCCTACGGGTCCGGTTTGGGCGGCGGCGGGTTTTTCCTGCTGCGCCAGAGTGGTGAACGGCCTCGCTATATTTTTCTCGATGCCCGGGAAAAAGCGCCACTGAAGGCCACCTACGACCTGTACCGCCGTGACGGCAAAATCCAGCCTTCCCTGTCGCTCAACGGCCCGCTCGCCGCCGCGATACCCGGTTTGCCCGCCGCGCTGGTGGAGTTGGCCGAACGTTACGGCAAGCTTCCGCTGAGCATCTCCATGGCACCGGCCGTTCGCCTGGCTTACCGAGGCTTCGCCGTCGACTCGATCTATCGCCAGCGCGCCACGGCCCGTCTGTCCGCCCTGCGCGACGATCCGGAGAGCGCGCGACTGTTTCTGCGCCGCGGTGAAGTGCCAGCGCTGGGTGAAATCATCAAGCAGCCGGAACTGGGCGCGACGCTGAACCGCCTGGCGGATCGTGGTCGCGAAGGTTTCTATAACGGGCTGACCGCGCAATCGCTGATCAACGGCGTGCGCGCGGCTGGCGGGATCTGGTGCCTGGATGACATGGACCGCTACCGGGTTATCACTCGCGAACCGCTGCGCTTCAAGCTGGACGAGAAACGCGAGCTGATCAGCGCCCCACCACCTTCGGCTGGCGGCATTGCCCTGGCGCAGAGCCTGACGATGCTCGGACAATTGCCGTGGCGCGACGCCGACAAGGTGCAGCGTGCCCATTACGTGGTGGAAGTGCTGCGCCGCGCGTATCGCGATCGGGGTTTGCTCGGCGATCCGGATTTTGTCGCCAATCCCGTCAGCCATTTGCTGGATCGGGAATACCTGACGCAAATGGCCAGCAGCATCTCCCCGCGCGATGCCACGCCCAGCAGCAGCCTGCGGCCATCGCCGCTATGGCGCGAGGGTGAACACACGACGCACTTCGCAACCCTGGACCGCGACGGTAACGCGGTAGCGGCCACGCTGTCCGTGAATCTGCCGTTTGGTTCGGCCTTCACGGCGCCGGGCACAGGCGTGGTCTTGAACGATGAGATGGACGATTTTGCCGCCGACCCGCGAGGCAGCAATGCTTATGGGCTGGCGGGCAGTCAGGCCAACTCCATTGCGGCCGGCAAGCGGCCACTGTCGAGCATGAGCCCGAGCTTCATTGAAAGTCCGACCGAATTCACTGCCTTCGGTACCCCCGGCGGCAGCCGAATTCCGAGCATGGTGTTGCTGTCGATGCTGCAATACCTGGACGGCCAACCCATCGCGACCTGGCCCGCAGTGCCGCGTTATCACCATCAATATCTGCCAGACGTCATCGAACACGAACCGGGCGCGTTCAGTACCGGGGAAATGATTGATCTGCAGGCGCGCGGCTACACGCTCAAGGACATCAAGCATGTCTATGGCAATCAGCAGGTGCTGTTCTGGCACAAGGACAGCGGCAAGGTCGAAGCCGCGAGTGATCCTCGCGGGCTGGGGGTTTCGCAGCAATTCGATCCGAAGGTCTGGGAAGTTTCGCCCTGA
- a CDS encoding DUF1289 domain-containing protein yields MVTDTATTAPVRAPKPLFSNISPAVASPCINLCRLDEQKVCLGCFRHVEDIREWRSADDERRRQICAGAQARRALSDPNQAAEG; encoded by the coding sequence ATGGTGACTGATACGGCTACAACCGCACCGGTGCGTGCGCCGAAACCCTTGTTCAGCAACATCAGCCCGGCGGTGGCTTCGCCGTGCATCAACCTGTGCCGCCTGGACGAGCAGAAAGTCTGCCTCGGATGTTTTCGCCATGTCGAAGATATCCGCGAATGGCGCTCGGCCGACGACGAGCGTCGCCGGCAAATTTGCGCAGGCGCCCAGGCGCGCCGCGCATTGTCTGACCCAAATCAAGCCGCCGAAGGCTGA
- the cyaY gene encoding iron donor protein CyaY — MSLTEARFHDLVDATQQSLEDIFDESGLDVDLENSAGVLTVKFENGSQLIFSRQEPLRQLWLAARSGGFHFDYDEEEKRWVCDSSDELLSEMLARITLEQASVELDFDEI; from the coding sequence ATGAGTTTGACCGAAGCCCGTTTTCACGATCTGGTCGATGCCACCCAGCAATCGCTGGAAGATATTTTCGACGAGAGTGGTCTGGACGTTGATCTGGAAAACTCCGCTGGCGTGCTGACCGTCAAGTTCGAAAACGGCAGCCAACTGATTTTCAGTCGCCAGGAACCCTTGCGTCAGCTTTGGCTGGCCGCGCGTTCCGGCGGTTTTCACTTCGACTACGACGAAGAAGAAAAACGTTGGGTTTGCGACTCCAGCGATGAGCTGTTGAGCGAAATGCTGGCGCGCATCACCCTTGAGCAGGCGAGCGTCGAGCTCGACTTCGACGAGATCTGA
- the lysA gene encoding diaminopimelate decarboxylase, whose amino-acid sequence MDAFNYRDGELFAEGVALSAIAERFGTPTYVYSRAHIEAQYRAFADALSAMPHLVCFAVKANSNLGVLNVLARMGAGFDIVSRGELERVLAAGGQADKIVFSGVGKTRDDMRRALEVGVHCFNVESTDELERLQIIAAELNVRAPISLRVNPDVDAGTHPYISTGLKENKFGIAIADAEDVYIRAAQLPNLEVVGVDCHIGSQLTTLEPFIDALDRLLALVDRLGDCGIHLRHIDLGGGLGVRYRDEEPPLASDYIKAVRERLDGRDLSLVFEPGRFIVANAGVLLTQVEYLKHTEHKDFAIVDAAMNDLIRPALYQAWMDVTAVRPRDTAPRTYDIVGPICETGDFLAKGRELALAEGDLLAVHSAGAYGFVMSSNYNTRGRTAEVLVDGAHAFEVRRRETVAELFAGESLLPE is encoded by the coding sequence ATGGACGCCTTCAACTACCGCGACGGTGAGCTGTTCGCGGAGGGAGTAGCGTTGTCTGCCATTGCCGAGCGTTTCGGCACGCCGACCTACGTCTATTCCCGTGCGCATATAGAAGCGCAGTATCGCGCGTTTGCCGACGCGCTGAGCGCCATGCCGCACCTGGTGTGTTTTGCTGTCAAAGCCAACTCCAACCTGGGCGTGCTCAATGTCCTGGCGCGTATGGGCGCCGGTTTCGACATCGTGTCCCGTGGCGAACTGGAGCGTGTGCTGGCCGCTGGCGGTCAGGCCGACAAGATCGTGTTTTCCGGCGTCGGCAAGACCCGCGATGACATGCGGCGCGCCCTGGAAGTCGGCGTGCATTGCTTCAACGTCGAATCCACCGACGAACTTGAGCGCCTGCAGATCATTGCGGCTGAACTGAATGTTCGTGCGCCGATCTCCCTGCGCGTCAATCCGGACGTCGATGCGGGCACGCATCCGTACATTTCCACCGGCCTGAAAGAGAACAAGTTCGGCATCGCCATTGCGGACGCCGAAGACGTGTACATCCGCGCCGCGCAGCTGCCGAATCTGGAAGTGGTCGGCGTCGATTGCCATATCGGCTCGCAACTGACCACGCTGGAGCCTTTCATCGATGCGCTGGATCGCCTGCTCGCGCTGGTTGATCGCCTCGGTGATTGCGGCATCCACTTGCGTCATATCGATCTGGGCGGCGGGCTCGGCGTGCGTTATCGCGACGAAGAGCCGCCGCTGGCGTCGGACTACATCAAGGCCGTGCGTGAACGCCTGGACGGTCGCGACCTGTCGCTGGTCTTCGAACCCGGCCGTTTCATCGTCGCCAACGCTGGCGTGCTGCTGACCCAGGTCGAGTACCTCAAGCACACCGAGCACAAGGATTTCGCCATCGTCGACGCGGCGATGAACGACCTGATCCGCCCGGCGCTGTATCAAGCCTGGATGGACGTCACGGCGGTTCGCCCGCGCGATACTGCGCCGCGCACCTACGATATCGTCGGCCCGATCTGCGAAACCGGTGACTTCCTGGCCAAAGGCCGCGAACTGGCACTGGCTGAAGGCGATCTGCTTGCCGTGCATTCGGCAGGCGCCTACGGTTTTGTCATGAGCTCGAACTACAACACCCGTGGCCGCACCGCTGAAGTACTGGTCGACGGCGCGCACGCTTTCGAAGTACGCCGCCGGGAAACCGTGGCCGAGCTGTTTGCCGGCGAAAGCCTGCTGCCGGAGTAA
- a CDS encoding multidrug transporter, with the protein MNPFRILAATLTLLFGLQAMPALAQPPAQGSGDPVYSIQNPPAYAMIGDLLIARPLLIVATVVGAGLFVVALPFTAMGGGIGDAGKALVVDPGKAAFVRCLGCTGDGYNKRE; encoded by the coding sequence ATGAATCCGTTTCGTATTCTTGCCGCCACTCTGACGCTGCTCTTCGGATTGCAGGCGATGCCGGCGTTGGCGCAGCCGCCAGCTCAGGGCAGCGGTGATCCGGTCTACAGCATCCAGAACCCGCCCGCCTACGCCATGATCGGCGACCTGCTGATCGCTCGGCCGTTATTGATCGTCGCGACCGTCGTGGGTGCCGGGTTATTTGTCGTCGCGCTGCCGTTCACGGCAATGGGCGGCGGTATTGGCGATGCGGGCAAGGCGTTGGTCGTTGATCCGGGCAAAGCCGCGTTCGTACGCTGCCTGGGCTGCACCGGCGACGGCTACAACAAGCGCGAATAA
- the mutM gene encoding bifunctional DNA-formamidopyrimidine glycosylase/DNA-(apurinic or apyrimidinic site) lyase, giving the protein MPELPEVETTRRGIAPHLEGQRVSRVIVRDRRLRWPIPEDLDVRLSGQKIVLVERRAKYLLIQAEVGTLISHLGMSGNLRLVEVGLPALKHEHVDIELESGLALRYTDPRRFGAMLWSLDPLNHELLIRLGPEPLTDLFDGERLFERSRGKTIAVKPFIMDNAVVVGVGNIYATEALFAAGIDPRREAKSISRARYLVLAMEIKRILAHAIERGGTTLRDFTGGDGKPGYFQQELFAYGRGDQPCKVCGTTLREIKLGQRASVYCPKCQR; this is encoded by the coding sequence ATGCCTGAATTACCTGAAGTCGAAACCACCCGCCGAGGCATTGCGCCTCATCTGGAAGGTCAGCGGGTCAGCCGCGTCATTGTGCGTGATCGTCGCCTGCGCTGGCCGATCCCGGAAGACCTCGATGTGCGCTTGTCGGGTCAGAAAATCGTGCTGGTCGAGCGCCGCGCCAAATACCTGCTGATTCAGGCCGAAGTCGGCACGTTGATCAGCCATTTGGGCATGTCGGGCAATCTGCGTCTGGTTGAGGTCGGCTTGCCCGCGCTCAAGCATGAGCACGTGGATATCGAGCTGGAATCCGGGCTGGCCCTGCGCTACACCGATCCGCGCCGTTTCGGGGCGATGCTCTGGAGCCTTGATCCCCTCAACCACGAACTGTTGATCCGTCTCGGGCCGGAGCCGTTGACCGATCTGTTTGACGGCGAGCGTCTGTTCGAACGCTCCCGTGGCAAGACGATTGCCGTGAAGCCGTTCATCATGGATAACGCCGTGGTGGTGGGTGTCGGCAATATTTACGCGACCGAAGCGTTGTTCGCTGCGGGCATCGATCCGCGCCGGGAGGCCAAGAGCATTTCCAGGGCGCGGTATCTGGTGCTTGCCATGGAAATCAAGCGCATCCTGGCCCATGCCATCGAGCGTGGCGGCACGACGTTGCGCGACTTCACCGGTGGCGACGGCAAACCGGGCTACTTCCAGCAGGAACTGTTCGCTTATGGTCGCGGCGACCAACCCTGCAAGGTCTGCGGCACAACCCTGCGGGAGATCAAGCTGGGGCAGCGGGCGAGTGTGTATTGTCCGAAATGCCAGAGATGA
- a CDS encoding HDOD domain-containing protein encodes MPPQPQIMVDLQMEQYMPDPDLGVISRLISQDPGLSGALLKIVNSSHYGLTNKIASIQRAVNLLGSRTVINLINALSIKGEMSDETIVTLNRFWDSAQDVANTSMTLAKRIGSQTADEAYALGLFHDCGIPLMLKRFPNYMDVLEQGYANAGPAMRVVDTENEALSTNHAVVGYFTAKSWRLPEHVSNAIANHHNALAIFQDDSGRNAPLKNLLAVLKMAEHICASHRVLGNQSEDHEWNAIGHLILDYVGLSDYDFENLKESIRELAAH; translated from the coding sequence GTGCCGCCGCAGCCGCAAATCATGGTGGATTTGCAGATGGAGCAGTACATGCCGGACCCGGATCTGGGCGTGATCTCCCGCCTGATCTCGCAGGATCCCGGATTGTCCGGGGCGCTCCTGAAAATCGTCAATTCGTCGCATTACGGGCTCACCAACAAGATCGCCTCGATCCAGCGCGCCGTGAATCTGCTGGGCAGCCGCACCGTCATCAATTTGATCAACGCCCTGTCGATCAAGGGTGAGATGTCGGACGAAACCATCGTAACGCTGAACCGTTTCTGGGATTCGGCGCAGGACGTGGCCAATACCAGCATGACGTTGGCCAAGCGCATCGGCTCGCAAACCGCGGACGAAGCCTACGCGCTGGGTCTGTTTCATGATTGTGGTATTCCGCTGATGCTCAAGCGTTTCCCCAACTATATGGACGTGCTTGAGCAAGGCTATGCCAATGCCGGCCCGGCCATGCGCGTGGTGGACACCGAAAACGAGGCGTTGAGTACCAACCATGCCGTGGTGGGGTATTTCACCGCCAAATCCTGGCGTTTGCCGGAGCATGTCAGCAACGCGATAGCCAACCATCACAATGCGCTGGCGATTTTCCAGGATGATTCCGGGCGCAATGCGCCGCTGAAGAATCTCCTGGCGGTACTGAAAATGGCCGAGCATATCTGCGCGTCCCATCGGGTGCTGGGCAATCAGAGCGAAGACCATGAATGGAATGCTATCGGGCATTTGATTCTGGATTACGTCGGTCTGTCCGATTACGATTTCGAAAACCTTAAAGAAAGCATTCGCGAACTGGCCGCACACTGA
- the rnk gene encoding nucleoside diphosphate kinase regulator, with protein MSTPPSIILTRLDVQRLEKLIAEQGENAPGVEALQAELDRADQVVGHDEVPAGVVTMNSRVHCREEISHKDYHLKLVYPQDSGPDGTVSVLAPMGTALLGLQVGQHIDWPAPSGKTLKLTLLAVEYQPEAAGEYDQ; from the coding sequence ATGAGCACCCCACCTTCCATCATCCTCACCCGACTCGACGTGCAGCGCCTTGAGAAATTGATCGCCGAGCAAGGCGAAAACGCGCCGGGCGTCGAGGCGCTGCAAGCCGAGTTGGACCGCGCTGATCAAGTGGTTGGCCACGATGAAGTACCTGCAGGTGTCGTGACCATGAATTCGCGCGTGCATTGCCGCGAAGAAATCAGCCACAAGGATTACCACCTGAAACTGGTCTACCCGCAGGACTCCGGCCCCGACGGCACCGTTTCCGTGCTCGCCCCGATGGGCACCGCCTTGCTGGGCCTGCAAGTCGGCCAGCACATCGACTGGCCCGCGCCGAGCGGCAAAACCCTCAAGCTCACCTTGCTGGCAGTGGAATATCAGCCGGAAGCGGCAGGCGAGTACGACCAGTAA
- a CDS encoding IS110 family transposase, protein MSACSTVAVDLAKNVFQVAGEDALGQVIYEERIKSRETFVAFLQKLPAGVTVLMETGPGAQAWARLLQAQGNQARILPAQHVAKHRSGAKNDRNDVLAILRSGRDVNIAPVPVKSTAQLAMQALHRARQGYVRRRTAMGNQIRGLLLEQGIAMAQGAVTLSRNVPRILEDAIQPLPDMLRELIDEMLGEWSHLGERIDVLTGRLEAAAREDETAKRLMTVRGIGPIIATALLAKQTEPERFANARMFAAYFGTVPEQHSSGQKIRLGGICRRGDGYIRSLSIQGAHAVLRQVKPDSEHPDDRRLRRWLSQHGQKGAAVRLANRNLRIVWVLLQNNQTYRRQPAGCQEATMNH, encoded by the coding sequence GTGTCGGCTTGTTCGACAGTGGCGGTAGATCTTGCCAAGAATGTGTTCCAGGTGGCCGGGGAAGATGCCCTTGGTCAGGTCATTTACGAAGAGCGGATCAAGTCACGCGAAACCTTTGTGGCCTTTTTACAAAAACTGCCGGCAGGCGTGACGGTGCTGATGGAGACCGGCCCTGGCGCGCAGGCTTGGGCGCGGCTGTTGCAAGCACAAGGCAATCAGGCGCGAATTTTACCGGCGCAACATGTCGCCAAACATCGTAGCGGTGCCAAAAATGATCGCAACGATGTGCTGGCGATATTGCGTTCAGGACGAGATGTAAACATTGCGCCAGTGCCAGTCAAAAGCACCGCACAACTGGCCATGCAGGCTCTGCATCGTGCTCGACAAGGGTATGTAAGGCGGCGCACTGCAATGGGTAATCAGATACGCGGGCTGTTGCTGGAACAGGGCATTGCCATGGCGCAAGGGGCGGTGACCCTCAGCCGAAATGTCCCACGTATATTGGAAGATGCCATCCAGCCATTGCCGGATATGTTGCGCGAGCTGATTGATGAAATGCTGGGCGAATGGAGCCATCTGGGTGAGCGCATCGATGTACTGACGGGCCGTCTGGAAGCAGCAGCGCGCGAAGATGAGACAGCAAAGCGTCTGATGACAGTGCGCGGCATCGGCCCAATCATCGCCACCGCCTTGCTGGCCAAACAGACTGAGCCTGAGCGTTTCGCCAATGCCCGAATGTTTGCTGCCTACTTCGGCACGGTGCCCGAGCAGCACAGCAGCGGGCAAAAAATCCGATTGGGAGGAATTTGCAGACGCGGAGATGGCTATATTCGCAGCCTGTCGATTCAAGGAGCGCACGCCGTGTTAAGGCAGGTGAAGCCTGATTCGGAGCATCCCGATGATCGCCGGCTAAGACGCTGGCTAAGTCAGCATGGTCAAAAAGGAGCAGCCGTAAGGTTGGCCAATAGAAACCTGCGCATCGTCTGGGTGCTGCTGCAAAACAATCAGACCTATCGTCGTCAGCCTGCAGGTTGCCAGGAGGCGACGATGAATCATTAA
- a CDS encoding class I SAM-dependent rRNA methyltransferase codes for MSLPSLRLKANADRRLRAGHLWVYSNEIDVAATPLNGFAAGDQALLEAAGGKPLGIVAMSPNNLICARLVSRDIKLPLDKSLLVHRINVALSLRERLFDKPFYRLVFGDSDLLPGLVVDRFGDILVVQLASATMENLKDDVIAALVQVLKPSGILFKNDSAARDAEGLNRYVETVFGLVPEWVALEENGVKFEAPVMAGQKTGWFYDHRMNRARIAPYVKGKRVLDLYSYIGGWGIQAAAFGASDVTCVDASSFALDGVERNAALNGFAEKMTCIEGDVFEALKELKAGEERFDVIITDPPAFIKRKKDMKNGEGAYRRLNEQAMRLLSKDGILISASCSMHLPEDDLQNILLTSARHLDRNIQLLERGSQGPDHPVHPAIAETRYIKSITCRLLPNS; via the coding sequence ATGTCCCTGCCTAGCTTGCGCCTCAAAGCCAACGCCGACCGTCGCCTGCGCGCCGGTCACCTGTGGGTCTACAGCAACGAAATCGACGTAGCCGCGACCCCGCTGAACGGCTTTGCCGCAGGCGACCAGGCCCTGTTGGAAGCCGCTGGCGGCAAACCGCTCGGCATCGTGGCCATGAGCCCCAACAACCTGATCTGCGCACGCCTGGTTTCGCGCGACATCAAGTTGCCGCTGGACAAATCGCTGCTGGTGCATCGCATCAACGTCGCGCTGTCGCTGCGTGAGCGTCTGTTCGACAAGCCGTTCTATCGACTGGTCTTCGGTGACTCCGACCTGCTGCCGGGTCTGGTGGTTGATCGTTTCGGCGACATTCTGGTTGTCCAGCTGGCTTCGGCCACCATGGAAAACCTCAAGGACGACGTCATTGCTGCTCTGGTCCAGGTACTCAAGCCAAGCGGCATCCTGTTCAAGAATGACTCGGCTGCCCGCGACGCCGAAGGCCTGAATCGCTATGTCGAAACCGTCTTTGGTCTGGTTCCGGAGTGGGTCGCGCTGGAAGAGAACGGCGTGAAATTCGAAGCGCCGGTCATGGCCGGGCAGAAAACCGGCTGGTTCTACGACCACCGCATGAACCGCGCGCGCATCGCCCCGTACGTCAAAGGCAAACGCGTTCTGGACTTGTACAGCTACATCGGCGGCTGGGGCATCCAGGCGGCCGCGTTCGGCGCCAGCGACGTGACGTGCGTCGACGCGTCCTCGTTCGCCCTGGACGGCGTGGAGCGTAACGCCGCGCTGAACGGTTTCGCGGAAAAAATGACCTGCATCGAAGGCGATGTGTTCGAAGCACTGAAAGAGCTGAAGGCCGGCGAAGAGCGTTTCGACGTGATCATCACTGACCCTCCGGCGTTCATCAAACGCAAGAAGGACATGAAGAACGGCGAAGGCGCGTATCGCCGCCTGAACGAGCAAGCCATGCGTTTGCTCAGCAAGGACGGCATCCTGATCAGCGCTTCATGCTCGATGCACCTGCCGGAAGATGATCTGCAAAACATCCTGCTGACCAGCGCCCGCCATCTGGATCGCAACATCCAGCTGCTGGAACGCGGCAGTCAAGGCCCGGATCACCCGGTCCACCCGGCCATCGCCGAGACGCGCTACATCAAGAGCATCACTTGCCGATTGCTGCCTAACAGCTGA
- a CDS encoding TIGR04211 family SH3 domain-containing protein, with product MSRHLSAFLSRIPQLLNQPRRAIVGAGLLGGLLALCGPTHAAEAKANERWVSDSLNTFVRSGPTDGYRIVGTLKSGQKVELLNTQGDYSQVRSEGGGTVWIPSSDLQSMPSPTERLPELSQQVVDLTSQLKNIDDTWKTRVQGMQETLDTRKKLIDELEARTKDLNAQLVDSQSELRSSQAKLGDENKQVLMRYMVYGGSIAGAGLLVGLIIPALTRGRKKNDGWV from the coding sequence ATGTCTCGTCACCTTTCTGCCTTCCTCTCTCGAATCCCACAACTGCTGAACCAGCCGCGTCGCGCCATTGTTGGTGCCGGCTTGCTCGGCGGCCTGCTCGCGCTGTGTGGCCCAACCCACGCCGCAGAAGCCAAAGCCAACGAACGCTGGGTCAGCGACAGCCTCAACACCTTTGTCCGCAGCGGTCCAACCGATGGCTACCGGATTGTCGGCACCCTGAAGTCCGGACAAAAAGTCGAATTGCTCAACACTCAAGGCGACTACAGCCAGGTCCGCAGCGAAGGCGGCGGCACCGTATGGATTCCCAGCAGCGACTTGCAGAGCATGCCAAGCCCTACCGAACGCTTGCCGGAACTGTCCCAGCAAGTGGTGGACCTGACCAGCCAGTTGAAAAACATCGACGACACCTGGAAGACCCGCGTGCAAGGCATGCAGGAGACGCTGGACACTCGCAAGAAATTGATCGACGAACTCGAAGCCCGCACCAAGGACCTCAACGCGCAACTGGTCGATAGCCAGTCGGAACTGCGCAGTTCCCAGGCCAAGCTTGGCGACGAAAACAAACAGGTGCTGATGCGCTATATGGTTTACGGCGGCAGCATCGCCGGCGCCGGATTACTGGTCGGCCTCATCATTCCCGCGCTAACCCGTGGCCGCAAGAAGAATGATGGGTGGGTTTGA